GTAAATGAGAACAATATTTAGGAGCAGCTTTGTAATTTTATCTGCAGTTTACCCATCCTGTACTTCAAAGACAGTACTCTGCAGTCAATTTTCTTCACCACTGTGGGTTTCTTCACCAGCTGCTCCGTGAAGAAGTGATGAACACACGAAAAAGCTTAAGCACATTGCCCAGAACAAAATTCTCAAGTGAAACAGATGTTGGTGCTCTTGGCACCCTATTTACAAAATCACTATAAACTAGATGTCAGGTTGCATCGCATTTAAACCGCTCCATTTAACCTGTGCGGCGCCTCCAACAGTAGCATTAACTGAGAGGTTGTTACCGAAGGAAGGAAGAGATCTCTCAGGTTGTTTATCCAGTAATaattatatttccttttgtctgtaccagactgaaggaaaaacaagtagCATGAAGGAGATCATTTAAAGGAAGATTTGAGAGATGGTGATTTTGAATTGTAGtgctaaaatgaaaactggaataaaaaaacccagtatcaTGGACTGGTAGTACTGGGAATCAGACTAGTATGTTAGCAAGAGAAGCTTAAATGGACTGATCATCCTGAAAAGGGGAGAATATATCGCTAGtcaagaaagctttttttgaaGGGAATCCTCTGGATATATGTGTGTTTACAGCATCCAGAGTGGATGAACACAagggggaaaatgaaaaaaaatagtattagaAGTTCTCATTATCTCAATGAGATTGCATTGGGAAGTCCTGTACCTATTTTCATTTGTGTGAACCAGTTTGGAGACGAACGACCTACCTGCCCGCACACGACTTTCACATACCTGAGGCCAGAGAGTCCACTTTCCTAGagatgggttttgttttgctctggaAATCCTCTCCCtcatttctgttctccaggctttCTTCTGCAGGTTCCTTAGACATTCCAGAATCCTTCCCTTCAGGCTGAGGACTTGATTCTTGCTGAACAAGGCTTGCAGTCAGCTCTGGagaatctttatttttataaaatttgttttcacacaCCTGCAAATCAATGTATAGGCATATAGTTACAGGTGTGGTGTACCAGCCCAAACCTAACATCTCGGCCTTTGCTTCCCAAGCGTTCCTTGGCCCTAACAAAGGCTTCAGTTTGGCAATATGTTTGCATTTAAGAAAGCTGAATCTTTTATATTATTATGAACAGGCACAGTTCTTTTCACACAGTGGCCACGCAAGCatcttccacttaaaaaaagCCTAGTCTTAAACtcaaaagaacataaaacacACTATTATTTAGCACAGCAAGGAGGGGCAGCAGGAAGTGAGCACGAGATAGAGAGGGGAAGGCCAGGTAGTGTGGTCAGGGCTCCAAAGAGGGAGACACCACTGGTCACCTTTTGATTTAACTTGCTTCCTCAGCACATTATTTCAGAGACATGAGACCCAAGGCTGGGCAGATCATCACAACGTGGGGACCCTCAGCGGGACTCCTTTCCACTCACCACTCCAGTGACTTGGCCTATCAACTAACCTTACTACTACAATGGCTGCAGgtcctccttttgcttttctttagctTGAGATCGCTACTCCCTTCATGGCAGGAACATGAACATTCCTTCATCCCATCTACCCACTCGACCTCCTGGAAACAGACATACTGCAGCTGACAAACGTGCAATGTACACAAAGACAACAGTCAGGGGAATGTTTACCCCAGAGGGAGCCAGGAAGGGCTGAGTGGCGCTCTGCGTACACCCGGAGAAGTAAAGCAATTATGCTGCTGGCAAGCAAAGCACAATGGAAACATTTCAATCCCCTTTCTTCAAATCCTTCTGTTGTCATGCCTCTTGATAAGACACATTTACCCTCACGGGCATGCATCTGCTCAGAGTCCAGACACGTGGACTAATGAGATACCTCAGGCCCACCTTGTCATTGTTCTGGCCTCCGATCTCCTTCCGCTTCTTATTTTTCGAGGCTGCATGCATCTTGGGGGGTTCATCCTCCTCTTCTACATCTGGCAAAGACACCTCTTCAAACCCATCGAActacaaaaaaaggaaacacaaaaccTGCTCTATCATGACAGCTCTTCAGCAGACCAGACTTTGTTTTCCCCATGAATTTCTGAATACTGAGCATAGTGCCAGGACAAGACAAGTTCAATTATGTTAGAAGAGACataaatgctgtaaaaaaaaaaatcaaatctgaaaACTCTGCTTCAGTCCACCAACAGTTATCTaactctgctgcttccctctctCTGGAAATGCAGCCTCAATCAGAGTTCCTCAAGTTCCAACATGTctagtatttctgcttttatcttTCCTGGTCTTGGGGAAAAGATTGCTCCACCTCATACTCCTTCTCTTCTGTCCAGTTGATCTCCTCAAAGTCTCCCATGCGACTGGCTGAGGGACGCAAGTGATCAAAGAAAATGGAGAACTCATCCTGCAAGTGGTCGTGTCCTTTCAACAGCTGCCACATTTGGGTCTTCAGCTGAAAGAGAGAAATCCAGAGAAAATGAGTGTTTCATTCCATGTTGTCACATTCTTCTCAGAaggatttctgaaagcaagtgGAACATCAAGGCTTATCAAACCTCCAATATGGAAGTTCATGCTTGCATTGGTACTATTTCACGAGTATTTTGAGATCATTCCACATCCAGCTATCAAATTACCATGGAAATATCCCTCCAAAGTTCTAGGCAGGGTCTGTGAGAGGCACTAAGGTAAAATTTCACCTGCAAGACTGTAAAAGCAAGGTGGAGGTAGGAGAGAGGAGGCACACAGGTCAGTCAAATGTAAAGCCTCTTGAAGAGACAGCTTCGATTTTCTACCATGCCCCACAGAGGGAGATAGCACACCTGATAAACTCCTGGGTCTCAGAGCAGCCCGTGGGAACAGTGAAGCAGGCCAGCTAATTGCATTCCCAGGGTTTTTGCGGGAAAGGAGATACCTGAATGCCCAATTACCTCTGCAATCTCCTGGGGGAGGCAgtctgcacagctctgcagaacttTGATGATCTTTTGATGGTGGGCAGgattttcagcaaaacaaatctCCAGCTGCCTGAGGAACTTCCGgcttttttcaaatgcttgctGCTCTTCAAActgaccaaaagaaaaagattcacCCCTCACATTCAAGAACATATTATTTCCAAGCATCTCTAGCTGGCTTCAGCAAACTATAAAATGCCtgtcttgctttttgttttccatttgtattGATGCCCGCTGCAAAACTGGGAAGAGGCTGACGAAGAGAAATAAGACTTTGTACAATCAATACTTAAGTGAGCTATAGAGTTTTGCTTGAACCACTTGCACATAAGGTAAGAGAATCCAGAAAGAAAGTAACAGGTGAAAACCTCTGTCTTACAAAGTGGAAGGCTGATCTGAGAGAGACTTGCAGTATCTGCACACCGTCTCTGCAGTCAGGTTCTATGACCTAACTGGGAAAGGCCAGTTCTCCACAGTAATACTTAGTACGAGActtaaaacaaacacttttcAATTCTGATTAATAAAACAGCAAGGTAAGCAAATGATTTACCAGCTGTTTACCTTCCTTGCCCTAGAAAGAATTCCTTATTCTTTCACTCCCACACAAGCCTGCTTAAAATTTGCTCTCCTTCTCTAATTCTACCTACCAATCCACACTCCAAAGCTTGTTCTGGTaagagaaaggcagcaaaatcTGTGAGCAACTGTGGCCAGTCATGCAATAGTTTCTGTAAAGTGGAATAGAGATCCACAGCTGTTCGCTTGTCCGTGCTGATCTCAAACTCATAGATAACGCGAAGAAAGTCTTCATACTTCCCAGGAACATGTTGCAAGGCTTCACGCACCTGGAAAGAGCAAGACACTTTCACACGACTACATAacatccaggaagaaagcaagtTAATTTAGTAATCTTTGATCTCTTGCTACTCAGAATTTACACAGTGCTTCCAGTTTTGTTGAGCCAACCAAGTCTCTTCCTTTAAGATATATCTGAACTGCTCACAAGAGAGAGGGGAACAAAATCCAagactgaaattctgaaattagGAGGCCAGTGTTGTGGACtgactgcagccagcagctaagcGCGCCCACGGCCACACATTCCCTGCCTCCCCAGAAGAGgacaggggagggaagaggaaaagcaaaagcaagaaaactcataggtcaagataaagacagcttaGCAAGTCAAGAACCGCCATTTGGGGTGCTAGGAAGAATGATAACTCCATCCTGACCAGATCCAGCACACCCAGTTAGAACTGGCAGTTATGTGGCTCAGGCATGAACAGAGTTAAGAGGACTCAAAGTATCCGATGTTCCTGCTTCTGGGTTACATGCCAATCTGGCTTACCCTGGTTAGATAGGCTTGTGCAAATGCCAGATCTTTCTGTTCCCGCAGGGGATCTCTCTCCAGGATGTCTTCATCATACAAGAGGAGCAGTTTAGATGTATCTTTGCTAGCACGAGCCCGTCCCCTCTTATTCCTGGTTCTGTGGGAgctcctgctcttcccaggggctttcatgttttctcctgtgaagaaacacaaagcaagtTGTACAGGTGCTTTTCATACATTCCCTGGGCTGGCAGACAACTACTCTTCTAGACCAATAttgcaacagaaaagcaagttttcagaGTTAGTGATGAGTTAGCTGCTTATGCTCtcctgtaataataataattaaaaaaaaaaaccgtGTGAGCAATCTGCTTCTCGCGAGTCAGGCTGGCTAACGTATTTTAAATTGGCTGTTTATAGCATCTGATGGGAAAAATCTCTGGATACAGCAACAAACCCATTCTGTTTCTCAGCTAACAATCTACTAAGAACTAATAGATACATCTACTGCATACCAGGGGCAAAGAAGTCGCGGTGGGTGAACAGAGATACAGTATAAGCATGAGAGCTGGCTGTTAACACTTGCAAATTATTCTTTTAGCTTATTATTTACACAAAGAGAGTTAACATCATAGATAAGTAACTGGTGTCATGTAATATGGAATGTAATAGTGTACCAAGAGTTGCTACATCAAGATTTTTATGTCTTTAGATTAGGAATCTGTTGGTCTAACAGGCTGAGGTCCACCTCCTCAAGGTGCACTGCTCAAGTTCATCTACTTGCTAGATCCTGTTAAGGTATTATTTcgtttcatttatttttcccccgACATGACCATGTAACACAAAATTCAATTTGGCAAAGATTTGACTATTTAATATTGTTCTTGTATAGGTGTTGAGTATTAACTGACACAAACCACAAATGTTAGACCTGCAAATTTTCGAAGCATAAATGCATTACGATGGACTAAAGACACTCTCTTCACATGCACAAGGGCCTCTGGTAAGAACTGTTTTTACAGAATTGTGACCGTGTTGCAAAATTCGACTTCCAGATGGACAGCTTAGTGATGCTCAGATACGCTAAGTGAAATTAAACCCAGATAGTTTTCCCCATTGTTCTGCTTCTAACGCAGAGAGCTGCTCTATTTCCCCTTGCCTTGTATCgaaagaaacacacagaactTACCTGCTGGGATTCTGTGGGCTTCCACCTGCGGGGCCGTCTTTGTCAACGTGAAGGCAGATTTAGGTTCCTCTGATATATCTCCACATATTTCATCATCTTTCTGTGAACTCTCtattccttccccttcctcctcctcctcttcctcaggctCAGAGTTGTCTTCCTGGGAATTCTCTTCTTCAGAATCTCCTTCTTGGCTTAAACGTCTCTCTGTTGCAAGCCAAGTAAGTTTTTCCATTGTCTCCTtagaaagcaacaacaaaaaaagtcacattGTTTTCATCtagtgtttgttttcatgtcaTTCAGTAACTAGCTCGCTCCATTGTAATTCTAACCGCCAATTTCACAGACTGACATCTGACCAACTAGAGGATTCCACTGAAGGGACAGAATTCAGTAATAACCAGAACAGCCTATTTTTGTATCACACACgaaattaaatttcagaatCTGCCACTTACAAAAGCCTTAAGTTAGATGGAACTCCTTAATGATCATCAGGCTTAGAGCAACTGTGacctggaaaataattttccctttaAGTACTTATTATAGGACAGCCTCCGTTGAGGAAGTCCTTACAACTGAGCAGAATTTAGAACTGTGTATTTGCATGATATTCCCTTAGCTTGGCCTTAAAAAATCTTCCCAGAAAAAACGGTGTCCAATTTCTCTGCAAAAGAGCACAATACTGTGCTACTGTATAGTTAACAGTCCAGCTTTTCAACTGGATCCAAAATGCGATTTGCCCTGACTCCACTAGGGTGTTTCAAGACATTTGGCATTAGcaagattttttaaagttttgtttgcttttaccTGAAGTTCTGGCACTGAAAGAATAGATTCTTCTGAGGCTGATGACATTTCTTCATCCTCATCTTGTGTAAAATCATCAAAatcatcttcttcctcttcttcttgtccttctctttctcctgcagCTTCAGGGCCAGCTGGTGTCCCAACAGACTGGCCATCAATACTGGATGAATCCTCTGGTCTTCCTAGCGGACTACTAAATTCAGCCTCAACATCTGCTGTGTAAGAAAGATTCTTTGGAGACTCACTGCTTACTTGTGGTCCAGCAACAACACCTGCATCCATCTGCTGTTCACCATGGGGAGTCGACTGCAAAGCCCGTCgttcttcctctcccttctcctcacACAAAGCGTGCTGCtccttcttaatttctttcaggTCATCTGAACATGAACATTCAGCCTCCATGTTCAGCTCCTGACCAAGATCCAGCATGAATTCCTCCTTCACTTCAGCACATAAGAGATCCCTCTTCTGTACTGGATTCACTTCCTTGGTAGCATCATTGGACTCTTCGGGCTCGATTTTCACCGTTTCATCTGGATCTTCTAAATGAGGCAAAAGGTCCACAGACAAGGGCTCCGAGACATTCTCGTCTCCTTCCACCACTGTCCAGCTACAGCAGTCGCTCTTATTTACCTCTTCCTGACTGCTGTTATTTGAAGTGGAAGGATTTGTACCACACTCCTCCTTGGGGGAGACAGTGGAGCATGAAACGTACAGCTCCGGGGGCTCTGCCTTGGGCTCCACCGTGGGATAGGTACTTTTGTTCTTTCCAGCCAGGCAGGAAGGAACCAGATTCAGCTGCTCTTCGTTTTCACCAACAGATGATGCAGAAAGACCAACAGGGTTAGGAGAGACTATCAACGAAGGGATTGAAGAAGTCACTAGAGGCTGATTTAATGGACATGGGAAAGTGGATGGATTTACCAATAAGGTTGTAACTGGAATAGCCTGAGTGCCTCTACCAACTGTTGTATTTATGGGCTGAATCATATTGCAACCGTTGCCTATATTAACCACTTTCACGGTGGTAGCGGGTACAGTAAGGATCACAGGAGATGGCTGAATCAAAGCCGAAGCCTTTATCAGTGGGGCAgattttgtcccttttttcttttggtatcCCTTACGAACACAAGGTTTGCGTATTTTTGCTCCGGCCAAAGCTGGCAACATCACTTTGGGCTGAAAAGTTACTGGATTTGAGGACACTAGAGCTGGTGGTACCGCAGCTGAGAAAGCTTGTCTGGAGTCTGAATGTGAAGTGGAGAGCACATTCTGGAATTCCAAGCCATCCCCGCTTCCTACCACTGCTGGAACATTTAAAGGCTGCACTCCCGGCACAGTCTGCATAACCGTAGCCGGCTGGATCAGCCGAGGAATCTGAACCATAACTTTGCTGGGAGGAGCTTCTGACTGGGACAACTTCACAGTTTTCTGGATGTTAATAGCGTTGGAACTGGGCTGCAGGCAAGGACTCGGTCGAATGAGAACAGGCTTCAAAGCTGAAGACCTCTGCCTCCTCCATGCTCTCCTAGAGAATCGATTGGCAAGAGGCTTTAGGGTCAGTACTAGTCCCTTTGGCATGAGTAGAGGGTATTTTTCATCACGTTCTGTGTCTGCAGTGTCCTTTCCTGTCCCCAAAAAGACAGATTCTGCATCAGGTGAACCTGGCATCTCCCTGGCATCTTCCGCTAATTGCTTCAGTTCCCTCTGAATGGAGGGCAAGCTTGCCTACAGGGAACAAGAGTTTATTAGTCCAGTCCATAGGCTATTTCTCTATTACAGCCTCCAAACAGCACCACAGAAGGTGACACGCACCATCTTGCTTCTAAAAGTGAAGTATTTACTTTCTACTGCtgtatattaatttatatttgctgTAATATTACTTCATATTCATGAGTTTACTCCAAAGCCTTCAAAAGAATCTGAGAGCCGGAAAGACACAACAGAACTGAATTGCTTTGTAAAGGTTCCCTTAATAAAGGCAAGATTTCGTGGGAAGGAAGCTTCACTGTAACAGTGAAATACAACGGGCAATTAGAGAACTGGATTTCATGGCATCTGGCTCCAATTCTTTCCTCAGATACAGTCCTAGACTGACTCGCAGGCATGGTCACTATACCTCCAACTTaaaaccccccaccccaaacccccagatTCCTTCTCTTCTCTTAGAGGGTGAGGTTTTTAAGGGGGGAAGAACACACCCTCTTCTCATGGCTGTAATACAGTGACTGACTGGTAAAGATGGCAACACTGCTAACCGTAAGGCAAGGGTCAGACTACATTGATTAACAAATTCACAAAGccaaataaaaccaacacaTCAAACCAGAAACGTTAGAAATACACCCATGTAGCAAAACGAGGATGTGAGACCAAATGCTGGATGTCCTTGGTAAGTTCAATCACGTACTGCAGCTGGGCAGACAAGCACCAAGAGCAGTGTGTAATGCTTGTAATGCTTGCACTTGCCAagtgctgctggctttgctATGTTTACTAGCTAGACTTGGGGTAACACAGGCTCCCATGCAATATGCTCAGACTACCTTTTGACATCAGAGCTGCAGGCTTATCAAACAACTCACTGTGGACCTAGaggctgcaaagaaaaagaaagaaaccaaaacccaaacaaagaaacctgaaagaaaaccaaccaacaaaaaaaacagcaacCACCACCCCGTGCTGGATGAGTAATAGCAGAAAGTACCTTTAGCCAAAAAGGCAGGCGATGTTCTTCTCTCTCCACAGGTGGCTTCCACTCATTAGGTTGGATTTCCTCACAGCACTTGAACAGAATGGGcagctgttttgtctttttgtagTACTATGTGGAGAGAACACAAGACAAGATGACTGTGGTCAGATCACCTGTCCAGTAACTGCTGGGATGCAGGATAAGGAATGTACTCTGTAAAAGTGTTCGTGTCAATAAAGCGACTCTCATCACTACTATTTTAGTAAGGTACTACccacagaaacattaaaaaaaaaaaaaaaaaggctgaacaAGAGCTCACTGCCATCTTGGTTTCTCTCAAAAGCAAGCACGAAGTTATAGCAGATGTGCAGGCGTACTTGCTTTAAGTGTTTCTGGTTCTTACTCTTTCTTCAGCAGTGGCCATTAGCTTATGTGATGGGGTATTTGGCCAGCTGGACCTTCACCCTGACTGCAGACAGCACTTTTGTTTAAGCTTCGCTACTTGAAGTTTATTTGTATGAGTTTGTCAGGATTACTGAAGCCACAGTTGTACTAGGACTGCCTGCAAGTGCTGGGCTCTAAAGAGTCAAAACAGTAACATAAGTACTCGCAAAGTACAGAGGACAAGGTCTTTTTGAAGAAATTCTCATTGCTAAGAAAAGGAtgacagacattttcttttaagaaagtgtcagcacacacacaaaaaggtcCTTGGAACAAACAGCACATCTCCTCTTGTGCAACAAACGCCAACCAGACACACAAATATGAAGAACACCAAACCATAATCTGAACGCGTCACTTACTCTGATGATATTATCAGGGGCTCGATTCATATTGAGATTCTTGATTCGTACTGTAAGCTGGTGGGCAGTTTTTGTTGGCAAGAGATACTTGCTGATCAAAGGCTTTGGAAACTCTGTCCCTTCAAAATGTTTCAGACCTAAAGCTAATAAActgaagaatgaagaaacaaGGAGATGGGGGGGGGAAAGACAGTAAGTCCTTTAGACAGTACAGCAGATTGCTATTTGGATGTGCTGTTGCACAATACACAGACATCCCAGAATCTGCGTCCTAGAAATTCTCCTTAACAAAGGAGTCTTgtttatatgcattttattcAATAATTCTAACACCTACTTGTCCTCTGCCTTGGTGAAGATAATCTTGTCCCGGGGAGGGTTTGCTTTCAAGGCACATATTGGCAGTAACTCTGGATACATAAAGACTCTCCTTGTTGCCAAAATCCATGCTACTTGCTTTGGCAAACATGGAAATTCATTGGCTGTGAAAAGAATTAACAGAtatgaaaatgaacaaacaatGTTTTTTCACAACTGACTTCTCAAAAGCACTGTTTCTTTTACTCTCTTCACTGCGTCAAGAGAGAgattttctccctgttttttaGAATTTGCgtatttcctgtgttttgcCCATTAAGTTTATATCAGCAAAAGGTACAATTACGTGCCccttccatcttttcttttgctctgtatGAAAAAGCACCTGTAAAAAGCTCTGTTTACTTCAAGGTTCTGCCATCCTCTAGGtagcagaaaaatcacaaaccaAACTATTTGGAAGACACAGgttggagctttttttttttcactagcaTACTCCAACGGAAGGAAAATTTCCTTGACGCGTGTTAACCAACACATCTGGCACAATTATTTCCAGTTTCATAGTTTCTTGATGGACTTCTGCAGCTCAAAACATCATCTGCAGAACAATAAATGGCAGGATTATGATGCCAAAAGTCAACAGCTGATGTAACATGCTTCACTGTCTTGCAAGTTGAAGAAGCAAAAAGGGAGTCAATAAAGTGGATGGGTTTATctaaaaatgtcacaaaattaacaaaaaaataaaagtatcgTTCTGAACAGCAGTCTGAAGCATATTTCATCTGGAGGGTGCAGAGCATGAAATAATTCTTGCTGCAAATGCTTCCCTGCCTCTTGTTCCTTCAAATACATACCACTCTTCTTCACAGCTTTGCGAGGGCTCCAGTCAACTTGGACTTGGGCATGAAAATCTTCAATGAGCTGCAGCGCTCCCTTCAAGTTACATGGCTGGAACATTGTCTGAAACTTAGGATTGAACGACAGACGAAGGAGTGTAGAGCTTCGAGCAAAGTTACCAAGCTCACTCTGCAAAGTCgaacacagaaaaagataaaagaacgTGCCTTCAAATGGAAGGTAAAGAACAAATACATGCAACGCgataatgcaaaaaataaaagctggtgAAGTGacagccataaaaaaaaaagtagagtgTTACAGATCTTATTTTTGAGCATTACAAATCTAGGAACagaggaattttattttattttttttttattccccaaCTTCCCAGAAACCTTCAAGGTCACAGAATGTTCACTAATTGCagaagttgtgtttttttgagctttgttttcagtatttccaagaaaataataaaaaaaaatacaaagacatGTCAATTCAAAGCACTGTTAGTCAGCACAATGTGAATTATTTGTCTAAATACTGAGCATGTTCATAGTAGGCTAACAACATCAATCCCTTACTGAGTGGTAGTCTGTCTCAATTTCATGGGACCAATTAAATAAATCAAGTTCTCTAAATATCTCAGTGACCAGCAATCACTAAAATTAATGCAGCTCAATTTTAGAATAGCCTTACCAAAAACATCCTGGTAGTACCAGCCTCTGAACTTAACGCAGGGTTGGAGCTTGCGAGAAGATGGATTTGAGTCAGAAGCTGAACATGCTGGaagaataaaaccagacaaattattattttcagtgttatcAGATATccaagaaactggaaagcaTAAGTATAGAGGCACAAGAAGTATCTCCCGAGCACccaaaaaaatcacatcctGACTTCAAAAAACCTtttaagcaacagaaaactgaGGGGAAACTTTAATATCCACTGGCAAGAAGTTTATGACACAGATTTTGAATACACCATCTGTTTAAGTCTTAGGGCAGATCCCTTTTGTGCCAAGTCTCATACCATAACAATCAATACAcaaaggatgtttttttctaattaaatactgaagtttttcttcagaaacaatGCCTTCAGCTATCAGAACTCCCCATTACGCACACAAAC
The sequence above is drawn from the Falco naumanni isolate bFalNau1 chromosome 20, bFalNau1.pat, whole genome shotgun sequence genome and encodes:
- the LOC121099457 gene encoding GON-4-like protein isoform X6, producing the protein MGFSNMEDEGPEDEDNVTESRPNFNTPQALRFEEPLANLLNEQHRTVKEQLEQLRMKKSSIKPPQEIEKSKPQNEKPLQSLVLDSVQRKRLQQQMQQHVQLLTQIHLLASSNPALSSEAGTTRMFLSELGNFARSSTLLRLSFNPKFQTMFQPCNLKGALQLIEDFHAQVQVDWSPRKAVKKSANEFPCLPKQVAWILATRRVFMYPELLPICALKANPPRDKIIFTKAEDNLLALGLKHFEGTEFPKPLISKYLLPTKTAHQLTVRIKNLNMNRAPDNIIRYYKKTKQLPILFKCCEEIQPNEWKPPVEREEHRLPFWLKASLPSIQRELKQLAEDAREMPGSPDAESVFLGTGKDTADTERDEKYPLLMPKGLVLTLKPLANRFSRRAWRRQRSSALKPVLIRPSPCLQPSSNAINIQKTVKLSQSEAPPSKVMVQIPRLIQPATVMQTVPGVQPLNVPAVVGSGDGLEFQNVLSTSHSDSRQAFSAAVPPALVSSNPVTFQPKVMLPALAGAKIRKPCVRKGYQKKKGTKSAPLIKASALIQPSPVILTVPATTVKVVNIGNGCNMIQPINTTVGRGTQAIPVTTLLVNPSTFPCPLNQPLVTSSIPSLIVSPNPVGLSASSVGENEEQLNLVPSCLAGKNKSTYPTVEPKAEPPELYVSCSTVSPKEECGTNPSTSNNSSQEEVNKSDCCSWTVVEGDENVSEPLSVDLLPHLEDPDETVKIEPEESNDATKEVNPVQKRDLLCAEVKEEFMLDLGQELNMEAECSCSDDLKEIKKEQHALCEEKGEEERRALQSTPHGEQQMDAGVVAGPQVSSESPKNLSYTADVEAEFSSPLGRPEDSSSIDGQSVGTPAGPEAAGEREGQEEEEEDDFDDFTQDEDEEMSSASEESILSVPELQETMEKLTWLATERRLSQEGDSEEENSQEDNSEPEEEEEEEGEGIESSQKDDEICGDISEEPKSAFTLTKTAPQVEAHRIPAGENMKAPGKSRSSHRTRNKRGRARASKDTSKLLLLYDEDILERDPLREQKDLAFAQAYLTRVREALQHVPGKYEDFLRVIYEFEISTDKRTAVDLYSTLQKLLHDWPQLLTDFAAFLLPEQALECGLFEEQQAFEKSRKFLRQLEICFAENPAHHQKIIKVLQSCADCLPQEIAELKTQMWQLLKGHDHLQDEFSIFFDHLRPSASRMGDFEEINWTEEKEYEFDGFEEVSLPDVEEEDEPPKMHAASKNKKRKEIGGQNNDKEVEWVDGMKECSCSCHEGSSDLKLKKSKRRTCSHCSSKVCENKFYKNKDSPELTASLVQQESSPQPEGKDSGMSKEPAEESLENRNEGEDFQSKTKPISRKVDSLASAGSHLEGRIISSRHASSEKAALPDSQVQEAGVSAVVNAAQDSDSSATGPRWTHLQKTTLKLPQETKDCPCTAGGEGLSQQQPGNAAVSAGPSRDLLSSRSAAVKGLTGPSSSSGRSLCQTEGLHSDSSDKLPAFGHASKSGMKDFEGPPLPLEGKPEAKQGWITPGRKPTLGKSCSSQSPDNCMLETDDMGCTGNFLENRLKSNANNCFQVHQHSEQLEYGVVTASLGQKEEEQQQQRITEATVCAKNSKVSSTGEKVVLWTREADRVILTTCQEKGAHLETFHAISQKLGNKTASEVSHRFRELMRLFHTSCDGSSEDEEDATSTSNTDQLSDKDLLLSEEEPDD